From one Arcobacter sp. CECT 8986 genomic stretch:
- the nuoD gene encoding NADH dehydrogenase (quinone) subunit D: MQQQAPNRLKPFFENINFEREDNTMVVNFGPQHPSAHGQMRLILELKGEEVVKARPDIGYLHRGMEKMAENMIYNEFLPTTDRMDYIAATSNNYGFALAVEKLLDIEVPRRAEIIRTMLLELNRIVSHIFWLATHALDVGAMSVFLYTFREREFALDLIEDYCGARLTHSAVRIGGVPLDLPASWCENLEKYLQVLEKELENYEGLLTENRIWRMRLENVGVISPELAKSWGVTGIALRGSGIKWDLRKEMPYGIYPELDFDVPIATTGDAYGRYKCYLQEMRESIKILRQLIPMYKDSKLELMAHAPEYISAPKEQIMTQNYSLMQHFVLVTQGMRPPKGEVYVATEAPKGELGFMIVSDGTPYSYKLKVRAPSFFHTGLLEDLLPGCQLADVVTLIGNLNMVFGEIDR, from the coding sequence ATGCAACAACAAGCACCTAATAGATTAAAACCTTTCTTTGAAAATATAAATTTTGAAAGAGAAGATAATACAATGGTGGTTAACTTTGGACCACAACACCCTTCAGCTCATGGACAAATGAGACTTATTTTAGAGCTAAAAGGTGAAGAAGTTGTAAAAGCAAGACCAGATATTGGATACCTGCATAGAGGTATGGAAAAGATGGCTGAGAATATGATTTATAATGAATTCTTGCCAACTACTGATAGAATGGATTATATTGCTGCAACTTCAAATAATTATGGTTTTGCATTAGCTGTTGAAAAACTTTTAGATATAGAAGTTCCAAGACGTGCAGAAATCATAAGAACTATGCTTTTAGAACTAAATAGAATAGTTTCACATATTTTTTGGTTAGCAACACATGCTCTTGATGTTGGAGCAATGAGTGTATTTTTATATACATTTAGAGAAAGAGAGTTTGCACTTGATTTAATTGAAGATTATTGTGGTGCAAGACTTACTCATAGTGCAGTAAGAATTGGTGGTGTTCCTTTGGACTTACCAGCTTCTTGGTGTGAAAATTTAGAAAAATATCTTCAAGTATTAGAAAAAGAGTTAGAAAATTATGAAGGTTTACTAACAGAAAATAGAATCTGGAGAATGAGATTAGAAAATGTTGGGGTAATCTCGCCAGAATTAGCAAAATCATGGGGAGTAACTGGAATTGCATTAAGAGGTTCAGGAATAAAATGGGATTTAAGAAAAGAGATGCCATATGGAATTTATCCTGAATTAGATTTTGATGTACCAATTGCAACAACTGGTGATGCTTATGGAAGATATAAATGTTATTTACAAGAGATGAGAGAATCAATTAAAATATTAAGACAATTAATTCCAATGTATAAAGACTCAAAACTTGAATTAATGGCACATGCACCTGAATATATCTCTGCACCAAAAGAGCAGATAATGACACAAAACTACTCTTTGATGCAACACTTTGTTTTAGTTACACAAGGAATGCGACCACCAAAAGGTGAAGTTTATGTTGCAACAGAAGCTCCAAAAGGTGAACTAGGTTTTATGATTGTAAGTGATGGAACTCCTTATTCATATAAACTAAAAGTAAGAGCTCCAAGTTTTTTCCATACAGGATTATTAGAAGATTTACTTCCAGGTTGTCAACTTGCAGATGTGGTTACTTTAATTGGTAACTTAAATATGGTATTTGGTGAAATAGATAGATAA
- a CDS encoding NAD(P)H-quinone oxidoreductase subunit 3: MTHMDFSHPYFGVFVMFVLTFVAFILTVFLARYISRKIARLNTEKLKVSLYECGPEVTKQPNTISVQFYLMALLFILFDIEIIFMFPWAVDFMILGWFGFVEMILFILLLAIGFVYAWKKGAFEWHSIK, from the coding sequence ATGACACATATGGATTTTTCTCATCCGTATTTTGGTGTATTTGTTATGTTTGTTTTAACATTTGTAGCTTTCATTTTAACAGTATTTTTAGCAAGATACATCAGTAGAAAAATTGCTAGATTAAATACAGAAAAATTAAAAGTATCTTTATATGAATGTGGGCCGGAAGTTACAAAGCAGCCAAATACAATCTCAGTGCAATTTTATTTGATGGCACTACTTTTTATTTTATTTGATATTGAGATAATCTTTATGTTCCCTTGGGCAGTAGATTTTATGATATTGGGATGGTTTGGTTTTGTTGAAATGATTTTATTTATTCTTCTTTTAGCAATTGGATTTGTATATGCATGGAAGAAAGGAGCCTTTGAATGGCACAGCATAAAGTAA
- a CDS encoding SEL1-like repeat protein: MKFLTPLLIVFLFFTGCTNLNLNKANIDSKEDLIQDANNKDIKAMVDLAKYYDFPKTKEGLYLYNKWYKIIENSNDAKNIQKAADVYLENKDMFINGENKALTLYKKSYALGDLDAAVKLIEYYSNNYKKDEKNELQKSVINKLSDSQIIELYSFYKKKYRRSDSEQILKLMNEKGIKEPFEARLKEFKSKIYYSSREKYKQQYNDFINNVILSKNVDEMLQTAQLLKSKYKYLDAIKIYEQIIKIDDSKAEVYNDLAQIYSRGSYREDIKKDKEKSVSYLEKASNLNNIDASKELLNHYSSKPEYIDKYEELVKKLKDSNDGKFALAEFYKRKGKKDKADTLFNELANDGNNEAILELATKSTSSYNFNPEAYKLIKKWQDYILKSDDIKLKQDLLKKLDSYYLKRNYKDTIEKLKKDIDSRKEVSEINILDLRELARKNKYRDSKKALEYYKTAASYGDVYSKRQLAELYLKKEFKEYDKAVEILETLMKQGDYKSGMQLVSLYRYPSYLYEKNFPAAIKIYEYYAKQDNINAIDKLQNIYLCGPCNDNKGVDYKKAFYYTQKLVDLRGKGYDYASLGWHYHYSKGVKEDLQKAKENYLKAVEKGYYHAYYNLAWLYYRENDKDAIIKLDYKEAKKYLEKGVKHRDSECMNLLGVFYKNGYGVKKDINKAVEYFKPIARYNKYAAYHLAEFYNDKKEYKKAKEYYEISAKKGKASAQIELGILYEKGHGVPKDVEKAVLYYQDAFANENDSDQKGIGAYNVGLVYEYGKGEYKKDIKKAIQWYKKSGTKKAKEHLKKLQKAKK, encoded by the coding sequence ATGAAATTTTTAACCCCTTTACTTATTGTATTTTTGTTTTTTACAGGTTGTACAAATTTAAATTTAAATAAGGCAAATATTGATTCAAAAGAGGATTTGATTCAAGATGCAAATAACAAAGATATCAAAGCTATGGTTGATTTGGCAAAATATTATGATTTTCCAAAAACAAAAGAAGGTTTATACTTATATAACAAATGGTATAAAATAATAGAAAACAGTAATGATGCAAAAAATATACAAAAAGCAGCGGATGTATATTTAGAAAATAAAGATATGTTTATAAATGGAGAGAATAAAGCACTAACTTTATATAAAAAATCTTATGCACTTGGTGATTTAGATGCTGCTGTAAAACTAATTGAGTACTATTCAAATAATTATAAAAAAGATGAAAAAAACGAACTTCAAAAAAGTGTTATAAATAAATTATCTGATTCTCAAATTATAGAACTTTACTCTTTTTATAAAAAGAAATATAGAAGAAGTGATAGTGAGCAAATTTTAAAACTTATGAATGAAAAAGGAATAAAAGAGCCTTTTGAAGCTAGATTAAAAGAGTTCAAATCTAAAATTTATTATAGCTCTAGAGAAAAATATAAACAACAATATAATGATTTTATAAATAATGTAATCCTTTCAAAAAATGTTGATGAGATGCTACAAACTGCACAACTTTTAAAATCAAAATATAAATATCTTGATGCTATTAAAATTTATGAACAAATTATAAAAATAGATGATTCAAAAGCAGAAGTTTATAATGATTTAGCACAAATATATTCAAGAGGTAGTTATAGAGAAGATATCAAAAAAGATAAAGAAAAAAGTGTTTCATATTTAGAAAAAGCTTCTAATTTAAATAATATAGATGCTTCAAAAGAGCTTTTAAATCACTACTCATCTAAACCTGAATATATTGATAAATATGAAGAGTTAGTTAAAAAACTAAAAGATTCAAATGATGGTAAATTTGCACTTGCAGAATTTTATAAAAGAAAAGGTAAAAAAGATAAAGCAGATACACTATTTAATGAGTTAGCAAATGATGGAAATAATGAAGCAATTTTAGAACTTGCTACAAAATCTACTTCTTCTTATAATTTCAATCCAGAAGCATATAAACTAATAAAAAAATGGCAAGATTATATTCTTAAAAGCGATGATATAAAACTAAAACAAGATTTATTAAAAAAACTAGATTCATACTATCTTAAAAGAAACTATAAAGATACAATTGAAAAATTGAAAAAAGATATAGATTCAAGAAAAGAAGTTAGTGAAATAAATATTTTAGATTTAAGAGAACTTGCAAGAAAAAATAAATATAGAGACTCTAAAAAAGCACTAGAATATTATAAAACAGCTGCTAGTTATGGAGATGTATATAGTAAAAGACAATTAGCTGAACTGTATTTGAAAAAAGAGTTCAAAGAGTATGACAAAGCAGTTGAAATACTAGAGACTTTGATGAAACAAGGTGATTATAAATCAGGTATGCAACTTGTATCTTTATATAGATATCCTTCATATTTATATGAGAAAAATTTTCCTGCTGCTATTAAAATTTATGAATACTATGCAAAACAAGATAATATAAATGCAATTGATAAGCTTCAAAATATCTACCTTTGTGGTCCTTGCAATGATAATAAAGGTGTAGATTATAAAAAAGCTTTTTACTATACTCAAAAACTTGTTGATTTAAGAGGTAAAGGGTATGATTATGCATCATTAGGTTGGCACTATCACTACTCAAAAGGTGTAAAAGAGGATTTACAAAAAGCAAAAGAGAACTACTTAAAAGCAGTAGAAAAAGGTTACTATCATGCATATTATAATTTAGCATGGCTATATTATAGAGAAAATGATAAAGACGCCATAATTAAACTAGACTATAAAGAAGCTAAAAAGTATTTAGAAAAAGGTGTTAAACATAGAGATTCAGAGTGTATGAACCTTCTAGGAGTATTTTATAAAAATGGTTATGGTGTAAAAAAAGATATAAATAAAGCAGTTGAATACTTTAAACCAATTGCTAGATATAACAAATATGCAGCATACCATTTAGCAGAGTTTTATAATGACAAAAAAGAGTATAAAAAAGCAAAAGAGTATTATGAAATTTCTGCAAAAAAAGGTAAAGCCTCTGCACAAATTGAGTTAGGTATTTTATACGAAAAAGGTCATGGTGTTCCAAAAGATGTAGAAAAAGCTGTTTTATATTATCAAGATGCATTTGCAAATGAAAATGATTCTGACCAAAAAGGAATTGGTGCATATAATGTAGGTCTTGTATATGAATATGGAAAAGGCGAGTATAAAAAAGATATCAAAAAAGCTATTCAATGGTATAAAAAATCAGGAACAAAAAAAGCAAAAGAGCACTTAAAAAAATTACAAAAGGCTAAAAAATGA
- a CDS encoding tetratricopeptide repeat protein: MKYIISILTVLFIMTGCTNLSTPDYEKASKATLINSANSGDIEAMIALNKKYNFPETKEGLNYYNKWLDLITSQKNSENILAFAKIFKNYKDMFINGDLKYEKLLTLAKDEKESLWLLLDYYINNYDIEKEVDIRDIILKDATKDDLKKLYEIYTKNIYKNRAGHYDYKAKEIMDIMVKKGFINDNKNSFKYLNKIYELDKKQEIENTINAIYNSNSFDDIYKSAKLLKANHDKRSIKLYEKAISLTNDKKIKSEIYYDLYIVYSYYKTFNINQNEEKQISAIKKASSLGLEKAKATLISKYLNDKKYKKEYEELKQEYFKTLDGKKSFARALYKAYKKDASYKIWEELAANYDEDAVVELAFKKKSFAFMFSKAKADDEAKKWQQYIIEHPNESLIKKAKAKFFNSSSMKFEPNFLETILKKDLKEQNIITLRKLTDYYKFTNKELALKYLQAAANSGDVKSKLELANFIYLRKKATMDKGIAILEKLSKEGDIKATKKLADLYFYPSYKFKSMANPKLAISYFEKAVSLGDVDSLKELYNIYSCKSCEEKLANTKKAKYYAQELAKKSRADGYFELAKFYYYGVETKKDINKALTYFEKAAKYYYAKAYYELGLLYYEKSKVKISVDNKKALDYFEKGAKLKDFDCNYILGDIYILGYAGVKKDKNEAIKYYEKIAYLDKNIAFYVGYYYINEKKDYETAAKYFEKSLNSKTGKGYYEVAYMYENGLGVKQDVFKALRFYDKAYNLAKDKQAAFQIAKILHHGKGKVPQKIELAKKWYEVVGSKEAEEQLKLLNKAN; encoded by the coding sequence ATGAAATATATTATTTCAATACTAACTGTTTTATTCATAATGACAGGTTGTACTAATTTAAGTACACCTGATTATGAAAAAGCATCAAAGGCTACACTTATAAATAGTGCCAATTCTGGTGACATTGAAGCAATGATTGCTTTAAATAAAAAATATAATTTTCCAGAAACAAAAGAGGGATTAAATTACTATAACAAATGGTTAGATTTAATTACTTCTCAAAAAAATAGTGAAAATATATTAGCTTTTGCAAAAATATTTAAAAACTACAAAGATATGTTTATAAATGGTGATTTAAAATATGAAAAATTACTAACTCTTGCAAAAGATGAAAAAGAGTCTTTATGGCTACTTCTTGATTATTATATAAATAATTATGATATTGAAAAAGAAGTTGACATAAGAGATATTATATTAAAAGATGCAACAAAAGATGATTTAAAAAAATTATATGAAATCTATACAAAAAATATCTATAAAAATAGAGCTGGTCACTATGATTATAAAGCAAAAGAGATTATGGATATTATGGTGAAAAAAGGTTTTATAAATGATAATAAAAACTCTTTTAAGTACTTAAATAAAATATATGAATTAGATAAAAAACAAGAGATAGAAAATACAATAAATGCTATTTATAACTCAAATAGCTTTGATGATATTTACAAAAGTGCAAAACTTTTAAAAGCAAATCATGATAAAAGAAGTATCAAACTTTATGAAAAAGCAATCTCTTTAACAAATGATAAAAAAATAAAATCTGAGATTTATTATGATTTATATATTGTTTATAGTTATTATAAAACTTTTAATATAAATCAAAATGAAGAAAAACAGATAAGTGCTATTAAAAAAGCCTCTTCTTTAGGATTAGAAAAAGCAAAAGCTACATTAATATCAAAATACCTAAATGATAAAAAATATAAAAAAGAGTATGAAGAGTTAAAACAAGAATATTTTAAAACACTTGATGGTAAGAAATCTTTTGCAAGAGCTTTATATAAAGCATATAAAAAAGATGCTTCTTATAAAATCTGGGAAGAACTAGCAGCAAATTATGATGAAGATGCAGTTGTTGAACTAGCTTTCAAAAAGAAATCTTTTGCATTTATGTTCTCTAAAGCTAAAGCAGATGATGAAGCTAAAAAATGGCAACAATACATAATAGAACACCCAAATGAATCTTTAATAAAAAAAGCAAAAGCTAAGTTCTTCAATAGCTCTTCTATGAAGTTTGAGCCAAACTTTTTGGAGACAATTTTAAAAAAAGATTTAAAAGAGCAAAACATTATCACACTAAGAAAGCTTACTGATTATTATAAGTTTACAAATAAAGAACTTGCTTTAAAATATCTACAAGCTGCTGCAAATTCTGGTGATGTGAAAAGTAAATTAGAGCTTGCAAATTTTATATATTTAAGAAAAAAAGCGACTATGGATAAAGGAATAGCTATATTAGAAAAGCTATCAAAAGAAGGTGATATAAAAGCTACTAAAAAATTAGCTGACTTATACTTTTATCCAAGCTATAAATTTAAATCTATGGCAAACCCAAAATTGGCAATTAGTTATTTTGAAAAAGCCGTTTCACTTGGAGATGTAGATTCCCTAAAAGAGTTATATAATATTTATAGTTGTAAATCTTGTGAAGAGAAACTAGCAAATACAAAAAAAGCTAAATATTATGCACAAGAATTAGCTAAAAAAAGTAGAGCTGATGGATATTTTGAATTAGCAAAATTCTATTATTATGGAGTTGAGACTAAAAAAGATATCAATAAAGCACTAACTTACTTTGAGAAAGCTGCAAAATATTACTATGCTAAAGCATATTATGAACTTGGATTATTATATTATGAAAAAAGCAAAGTAAAGATATCTGTTGATAATAAAAAAGCCTTAGACTATTTTGAGAAAGGTGCAAAACTAAAAGATTTTGATTGTAACTATATCTTAGGTGATATTTATATATTAGGATATGCAGGAGTAAAAAAAGATAAAAATGAAGCAATCAAATATTATGAAAAAATTGCTTATTTAGATAAAAATATTGCATTTTATGTAGGATATTATTATATAAATGAGAAAAAAGATTATGAAACTGCTGCTAAATATTTTGAAAAATCTCTAAACTCAAAAACTGGTAAGGGATATTATGAAGTTGCATATATGTATGAAAATGGTCTTGGTGTAAAACAAGATGTATTTAAAGCATTAAGATTTTATGATAAAGCATACAACTTAGCAAAAGACAAACAAGCAGCATTTCAAATTGCTAAAATTCTACACCATGGAAAAGGTAAAGTTCCACAAAAAATAGAACTTGCAAAAAAATGGTATGAAGTTGTTGGCTCAAAAGAGGCAGAAGAACAACTAAAATTACTAAATAAAGCTAATTAA
- a CDS encoding NADH-ubiquinone oxidoreductase subunit E family protein codes for MKRFDLRPLKNNFYERMLHLMKEEIKDGENAIFLFEIGDFSPIQKSADLIYENGYTLMNSIKFNEVDWTIVVKKVKPEKKEIEEIEE; via the coding sequence ATGAAAAGATTTGACTTAAGACCTTTAAAAAACAACTTTTATGAAAGAATGCTTCATCTTATGAAAGAAGAGATAAAAGATGGAGAAAATGCAATTTTTTTATTTGAAATTGGAGATTTTTCACCAATACAAAAGAGTGCAGATTTAATTTATGAAAATGGCTATACGCTTATGAACTCTATTAAATTTAATGAAGTAGATTGGACAATAGTTGTAAAAAAAGTAAAACCAGAAAAAAAAGAAATAGAAGAAATTGAAGAATAG
- a CDS encoding ATP-binding protein — MTEIIDFLKAEDVSKVPFYSQLKCTKEEAKILQYLTKEYITGRDALVVVDVLSEFYDVKKYEHLYKVESIKSLLELGWLVHNSFEHVKISDISKLELLNSNISLSSAFLKLLEDGSLEFVLPEIKKYSDHLEYLQDQFFKIDLAKQLNMVKRNFDENSPNRNRLKSKLLMLENRIKERVKVTDHEIMLENFFKEYSLNEQEQMIFLALLKEEYSGGDGTIRDMNYLIELISSDDYEKIKYRSLLEESSKFVSKGLIDYDEVLTAFGGINRNFFIPDDILYKISHPTKKKNSRTKIKLDSVIKEQDMFELVSTNKSLDDVVLNEKTRETLDSLLKQVDKNVLNRLKQWGVKEKKRGIEARIIFYGFAGTGKTLTALALAKSLKREVLSFDCSKILSMYVGESEKNVRNIFDTYKDLVQRTKTEPILLLNEADQFLSSRSTASNSGSEKMHNQMQNIFLEQIERFEGILIATTNLLESIDTAFSRRFNYKIEFKKPNFEQREKLWQKLLPETLPISEDFDIKELLSYELTGGQIELIIKNTAYKVALEDEPIFTVNSFKEQIEKELKGNFDSENKMGFMS; from the coding sequence ATGACAGAAATAATTGATTTTTTAAAAGCAGAAGATGTAAGTAAAGTTCCCTTTTATTCACAACTAAAATGTACAAAAGAAGAAGCAAAAATTTTACAATACTTGACAAAAGAGTATATTACAGGTAGAGATGCGCTTGTTGTAGTTGATGTATTGAGTGAATTTTATGATGTTAAAAAATATGAACATTTATATAAAGTAGAGAGTATTAAATCTTTATTAGAATTAGGGTGGTTAGTTCATAATAGTTTTGAGCACGTAAAAATTAGTGATATCTCAAAATTAGAACTTCTAAACTCTAATATCTCTTTATCTTCTGCATTTTTAAAACTTTTAGAAGATGGTTCTTTAGAGTTTGTTCTACCAGAAATAAAAAAATATAGCGACCACTTAGAGTATTTACAAGATCAGTTCTTTAAAATAGATTTAGCAAAACAGTTAAATATGGTAAAACGAAATTTTGATGAAAACTCTCCAAATAGAAATAGATTAAAATCAAAACTTTTAATGCTTGAAAATAGAATTAAAGAAAGAGTAAAAGTTACAGACCATGAAATAATGCTTGAAAACTTTTTTAAAGAGTACTCTTTAAATGAACAAGAACAGATGATATTTCTTGCTTTATTAAAAGAGGAGTATTCAGGTGGAGATGGAACTATTAGAGATATGAATTATCTAATTGAACTTATCTCTAGTGATGATTATGAAAAGATAAAATATAGAAGTTTATTAGAAGAGAGTTCAAAATTTGTATCTAAAGGTCTGATAGATTATGATGAGGTTTTAACTGCTTTTGGAGGAATAAATAGAAACTTTTTTATTCCTGATGATATACTTTATAAAATATCACATCCAACTAAAAAGAAAAATTCAAGAACAAAAATAAAACTTGATTCTGTTATAAAAGAACAAGACATGTTTGAGTTAGTATCAACAAATAAAAGTTTAGATGATGTTGTATTAAATGAAAAAACAAGAGAGACTTTAGACTCTTTATTAAAACAAGTAGATAAAAATGTTTTAAATAGATTAAAACAGTGGGGCGTAAAAGAGAAAAAAAGAGGCATAGAAGCAAGAATTATTTTTTATGGCTTTGCAGGAACTGGAAAAACTTTAACAGCCTTAGCCTTAGCAAAATCTCTAAAAAGAGAAGTGCTTAGTTTTGATTGTAGTAAAATTTTATCTATGTATGTGGGTGAAAGTGAAAAAAATGTTAGAAATATTTTTGATACATACAAAGATTTAGTGCAAAGAACAAAAACAGAACCTATTTTACTTTTAAATGAAGCAGATCAGTTTTTAAGTTCAAGAAGTACAGCTTCTAATAGTGGAAGTGAAAAAATGCATAATCAAATGCAAAATATATTTTTAGAACAAATAGAGAGATTTGAAGGTATTTTAATAGCAACAACAAACTTATTAGAATCAATAGATACAGCATTTTCAAGAAGATTTAATTACAAAATAGAATTCAAAAAACCAAACTTTGAGCAAAGAGAAAAGTTATGGCAAAAACTTCTTCCTGAAACATTACCAATAAGTGAAGATTTTGATATAAAAGAGCTTCTATCTTATGAGTTAACTGGTGGTCAAATTGAGCTAATTATCAAAAATACTGCATATAAAGTTGCACTTGAAGATGAACCTATTTTTACAGTAAACTCTTTTAAAGAGCAAATAGAAAAAGAGTTAAAAGGTAATTTTGACAGTGAAAATAAAATGGGATTTATGAGTTAA
- a CDS encoding NADH-quinone oxidoreductase subunit C: protein MREYKNKEDAQKKSYFSDRFYVAPSIAKLDVSQDETFENDIKYLASKVDILDRYIEKEHLVIYINPTDNLKVVEILKNELEYDMMMDISAIDYLSSKSGFEIFYEMLSMSKNKRLRVKFFIQEKEPINSVYGLFKMANWAEREMYDMYGVKILNHPNMKRILMPNDWQGHPLRKTYPLQGDEFAAWYEVDKIFGKEARDIIGPEIRDSAAIDRYDTTRFSRLGHEVPYGTEVTPNSEQKSSKEYLEEGGVPFIKKFKEEDSVTLKERK from the coding sequence ATGAGAGAGTATAAAAATAAAGAAGATGCACAAAAGAAATCATACTTTAGTGATAGATTTTATGTAGCTCCATCTATTGCTAAGCTTGATGTTAGTCAAGATGAAACTTTCGAAAATGATATAAAATATTTAGCTTCAAAAGTAGATATCTTAGATAGATACATAGAAAAAGAGCATTTAGTAATATATATAAATCCAACTGATAATTTAAAAGTTGTAGAGATATTAAAAAATGAATTAGAATATGACATGATGATGGATATTTCTGCAATTGATTATTTATCTTCAAAAAGTGGATTTGAAATATTTTATGAAATGTTATCTATGAGCAAAAATAAAAGATTAAGAGTGAAATTTTTCATACAAGAAAAAGAGCCAATAAATTCTGTTTATGGACTATTTAAAATGGCAAACTGGGCAGAACGAGAAATGTATGATATGTATGGAGTAAAAATACTTAATCATCCAAATATGAAAAGAATTTTAATGCCTAATGATTGGCAAGGTCATCCTTTGAGAAAAACTTATCCTTTACAAGGTGATGAGTTTGCAGCTTGGTATGAAGTAGATAAAATTTTTGGAAAAGAAGCAAGAGATATTATAGGTCCTGAAATTAGAGACTCAGCTGCTATTGATAGATATGATACAACAAGATTTTCAAGATTAGGGCATGAAGTTCCTTATGGTACAGAAGTTACACCAAATAGTGAACAAAAAAGTTCAAAAGAGTATTTAGAAGAGGGTGGAGTTCCTTTTATTAAAAAATTTAAAGAAGAAGACTCTGTTACATTGAAAGAGAGAAAATAG
- a CDS encoding NuoB/complex I 20 kDa subunit family protein: MAQHKVNYLSNGGAPIALTTVDKLVNWGRSNSLWPLTYGLACCAIEMMATGASRYDFDRFGTIFRASPRQADVIIIAGTLTKKHAEFMRRLYDQMPDPKWVISMGSCANTGGMFNTYATVQGADRVVPVDIYLPGCAPRPETLQYALMMLQKKIRRESIFRSIKKKRLV; encoded by the coding sequence ATGGCACAGCATAAAGTAAATTATCTTTCAAATGGTGGTGCACCAATAGCTTTAACAACAGTAGACAAATTAGTAAACTGGGGAAGAAGTAACTCTTTGTGGCCTTTAACTTATGGTTTAGCCTGTTGTGCCATTGAGATGATGGCAACTGGTGCATCAAGATATGACTTTGATAGATTTGGGACTATTTTTAGAGCAAGTCCAAGACAAGCAGATGTAATTATAATTGCAGGAACTTTAACAAAAAAACACGCAGAGTTTATGAGAAGATTGTATGACCAAATGCCAGACCCTAAATGGGTTATCTCAATGGGTTCTTGTGCAAATACAGGTGGGATGTTTAACACTTATGCAACAGTTCAAGGTGCAGATAGAGTTGTACCTGTTGATATCTATTTACCAGGTTGTGCACCAAGACCAGAGACTTTACAATACGCTTTAATGATGTTACAAAAAAAGATTAGACGAGAGTCAATTTTTAGATCAATTAAGAAAAAGAGATTGGTATGA